The nucleotide window ctattttttttttttttgaacattttacaaaagagagactaaaaagcaaagagtatttttttttggatttttattgttgatttttaattcttatttcattatttcacatgaaagacttcagaaagaaggagactatttttttgagtttaaagaaaatttctatattaatttttatttctttttttttttttgtattttctaaggaaaaatttataaagaaagaactaaagggaaatatttttttttttggatttttgaaaattggggccggaaccgatgaggtttgcctacgtatctcacatccggtgagaatcagacccgcgtagttcggtcaaattaaccgaattattttagaacaaaattctttccttttatttttcaacaaacaacttcccaaaaataaaagactatttttctatctttttgtttttctttttcttagtaaataaaacattttccccttttattatcgcaaaatttcggcagagttttggcagtaattgggcattgctatttttcaaagtagaaaattagccctatacactgttattttttattattttttttttgttgatatttttcaaatactccaaagtcaggcagcatgcatgtccgagacaaataaatgcacggaaacaaataggatgcaacaggatggtcttttcatttcaggttgctagccctagacggactcaacccctgtgttgagtcccctaagtcaaatgcaacatgatgcaaataagcgttcctactagggatccggcatgaagtcaagttattctaggttcgtaacctgagtatttgttctagactgtgtacccgagcggacaccTCGAGTCgatgagggggctacgtaccggggacccgcgagatcgtccggctttgtaacttgtccgacctctttcttatttcaggtattgacactaacagaatagggagtctcgaccagcgagcttctccccggaggtaagaagagaagggtttcagcacagtttatatacagttcagataatatcaaagcggtaaaagacaacatttagcacgttatgcaaaaacatgtaataaagatcagataataaagccaaatataacaattattctaagctcgaattcttgaaccctgaaccagtggttctgggtaaatttccccagcggagtcgccagagctgtcacacctcctttttgcgcgcccgccccgaaggataaatgcgcgaggggagtttgtccaatttaagtgacaatattcgaaatttgattatttatttaatttagagtcgccacttgggaaaggtttggcttttggtgtcccaagtcaccggtttatcttgaatcccaaatcgaggaaattttcgacttttccaaatgaagtctgcgaaccagaaattctaagtaaggaattctgttgacccgagggaaggtgttaggcaccctcgaatcccgtggttctagcacggtcgcttaaattgttataatggctgaatatcggatttaaatacatgttgtgacttatgtgcttttattaagtttaaaaccgcttttattattatcatttatttttatagaattgcaacgtcatgaaaatgcatcccgaaccacgtcacaatcaatgcacccgtagttgttaacacatttcgactccgttgagatttggattcgggtcacatcaatgtgcacccgagtttaagaaggttaaattattaaaggtacgcctaaagcaactagcgtattgttattttaggaagaggccgtgaaggttcattaaacgaccaaatccaaagtctagtcaatggttatgtattttattgagggccccggcggtttgtgatttatttggcgaggctcgtctcatttttattttaaaggataaacctatagtgactatattttctattaagtttgtctctaaaaataaaagaaaatctcttaattatttacatgctgaaaacgtaacctattagttattagtttacggctaatgcgattggaaaattgcgatcgagtttgtacaaagaaaaactgctttcatttttatactctattatttactaatgctggaacatgagagggatacacaataatatcaaagctgattaactattcttcaagtaatttaaactagcattattatatgaagaaatcatacatatgcagcctcattactcattaattaatcgactacatttttatacaaagagaggaaaattaatattcaaacacagatccaaacaaaagaattcaacaggaacaggagcctgattaatatttcatttttcgcttcaagccaagagtgtacaaatgtgtacctggaaacagcagtacaagaacaaaagaagtaggagtcagcaacagtaataacgcggcaacagcaggttcagcaacaccgcaaaaccagtaacaaccagtagaataacccagtaacagattgaaaactcagcagtgcaaaagtacaatcgcagtcaaagcagaagagagaaaagatacgagatgcagtagtttctgacttttgaataacactcgaagaaaagcaaacagaattgttcgagtgaaagttcaaattgtctttctcttttactatcacaaactctctcaagtataaaagtatgtcaactctcaagtgtaaaagaatctgtcaactctctctaaaaatcctctcaataatattcaactctttttctctcccccaaaaatccttcttaaaaCTCTCTAGTCTTCTCCTCAATGTCAAGAAATGACTCTATATTTATAGCAAGACTTTGCCTTGAATTCCTAAACCCAAATTATTCctccaatggcatgctttgtctcACTatcaaatgtcttctttattttaaaactttgtcccccatgcctacattaaataaatgtcacattaccaacccattacaatatgtcccccatgcctacattaaacaagtgcaagattcctccccattatattttgtcttgtcccccattatattaaacaaatacatcaaaaaccccaccccattatatttgtcctccatgcttaacataaagaatcaaaataatgttcaattaccaaactacccctcctagggtttagggtttagggtttagggtttagggtgaccttattgcaattacaaatctacccccgaatgcactgcaatttaccaaattacccctctgctctaaacaatcaattaaatcataacttgaccaaaatatagtcaagatgaccaatttctcaacaaatcatatgaacatgatgaacaacacaaactccaaattaatggaaataaatcaaccatatcgggaaccaatcctggttaatttagatcattaatggatgaacaaagatacaacaataccaacaacaatatgcatgattcaaattaaatcaacaaatcacaaacaaacataaactcaaattaaatcactggatttaaacatgaacttcaaacaaagatgaacatgaattaaatctgttttttaagcaacaaacatgacggattctaacgattcaaacaacattaacattttctggaaaattcataacaacatgaaacaaattgaagaaataattaattaaatttcaatttgaatctaacaaacattaaactaacaaatattcacttaaacaacaacaaATATTCACTTGAACAATAGTacgaacatgaaataaacatgaaaaacaattaattaatctttcatttggaatctgaaaaattaatttaacaaacaacacatgaacatgaactaaaaattaattcaaacgataaacaaaacaaacatttgccgattttagattcgaaaatatcaaaacaaagtacggacaaaataaaactcaaaaatctactaaccgaatcGAACAATCATACATACAGACTGTTTCGGCGACCCTCGACCAAAGctcaaccaaacgacgacgaacaaATCTAAGAAGTCGACTGAAGCCGCGccggagcagcagcagcagctgtCGTGGCAGAAGTGAAGGAACGAGGCAGCTGGGGTTCCATTTGGTTACGTGACTGAGTTTGGACGACTGGCTCGAGCTTGGAACGTGAAGAAACAGCAACGGGGGGACTGGACGACGAAAGCTAAAAGCAGAAGGAGCAGCTACGGCAGCCATGGATGACGCGAAACAGGAGCAGCTGGGTGCGTTCGCTCGTGAAGAAACCATGGACGACGAGCTGGAACAGATGCAACTCGCATCCAAGTAAACACATGCAACTCAGCCATGAACGATGAAGCTGGAACGAGGTCGGGGGCAAAGActgccatggacgtcgagcttcACACCCGAGCTTGACGTCAACGCAGCAGTCGCGGGGTTTGCTTGGACTCGAGGGAGGTGGAGCTTGTGTGGTGCGGGTGTTGTTGATagggaggcagccatgggagctgctCGTGCGGAAGGGGAGGTAGCCATGGATGGCTTGGGGTGTTTggtgttttggagaagaagaaacccaaaaatgggggcggatggtttaggtcccttttttagggttttttgttctttcttttttcttttgttttgtgtctttgaaatgtaagataggggtattgggttatggattgggttaatggggcggaccgggtcgacccatgttgagatggactgggtcatggagaaggttggacaaatgtttgggcctggggttgaattttgaagaagtggcccaatcagatttttctttgtatttttgttctcttttcttcttttattttctaaaactaaattataataatacttaaattattattaagaactaaattaagttataaaagcgcaaattaactcccaataacaattaacgcacaattaagtaataattaagcataaaattgttcatttggacattaaatgctaaaaatgcaaaagatgcctatttttgtaatttttaatttttgtaaaactaatttaattactaacaattatagaatgaaatcctacatgcaaaatgcgacatatttttatatttttttattaatttaacaaataagcaaacacagacaaatacaaataattatccaaaaatatcacaaaaatactcaaaattgcacaccaaggaaaattattttattttgcattttctgggagtatttctcatatagggcaaaaatcacgtgcttacacaatttaaatatgattttccaacatcatttatttttaagtttcaacaggttaataaagtgacacattAGTCTTACAATACCAtgataattaattatttgtaaatagttaacagctaatactgagctattaaattaataagtattaTATCTCGTaaacatgaaaaaaattatatttaggaaaataattataaaaaagattatggactattatataataaaaacataacaaaagttaataaataaatactttttaaatgaaagatttatttaaaatttactatcaaagcagtcttagtggataacgtgcaataattttttattttaattatgacataaaatactctcaacttaatgatttatgattaagaaaaaagtaattttgaatagttaacgatttattaagaaaaattgTGGATTTACAAGGTTAGTTTCACACAATTGTATAAAGTTCTATTACGAGCCCAGTACGCTAAGCGTTGGGCGTGTCCGGAGCGTAAGCCCGACGGCCAAGGCGTAAGTCTCACGGAACTAAGCCTTACACATAAGCCCAGGACGTTTTACGAGTGCTTTGCCCCGGGGCGAGTCCTGGGCGAATTCCAATTCTGCCTTTTAAAACAGATAGCATATATATACCCCTATGACCCATGTGGCAAAAATTTAACCCATCTCCCCTTTTTAGTAGCTCCCCTCCCTCCCCTTAGAGACGACGACACCATCAAAAAACCCACTAGAAAATTTCTTCCATGGTAGTAAAGAAATTTCATTcttcttatttatattttcttattctctttatATATTTGATTCTAATTATATTAATAGAGGACAAAGTTAAACCATTTCGGCCAAGGTAAATTTGGACCTTTTACCTTTCTTGAAAGAGAAAATTGCTTTATCCAATTATATCTGTACAAACAAGGAAAAACCCAAAAATTGACACAAGCGGAAATGGGCTTAAACACATCGCagcaaatgaaagaagaaaaacagagaaCTGGGGCGTGTAGCATAGGAGGGAGGAGCTGCTTTACTCCTGGAGGGTCGAGACAATGATAAGACGAGTGCAAGGAGGAATTTTGTCGGAAGGGTTTACAGATTAGGATGCAAGTTGCGCCTGTCttccaccaaaaatgtcttcaaATTGCCTTGGAAATTATTTGGCGTTCGCCGTCCCCAACTCAAATTCTCACCCTTTTCCTTGCCATTGCAATACCTATTTCTTCTATTCTAAATTTATTATACGCCCAGAGCAAGTCTGTCATCTCCACTGCCGCAAGTTGAGTTTTGCGCCAGCACTTGTACCGCTGGCAGCTGCTAGGTCTTCCTCTTCTAACGGTAACGGAACCGAAGACGGGGAAGAATGTGAAGGACGAGGAGTCGCTGAAGCTAGGGAGGCAGTCAGCTATTATCTTGAAGAACTTGGCGTTTCTAAGGAGGAATCCGTGGAAATAGCCCTTAACTCACCTAAGTACGTTAGCATGTTGGTAGATAGCGTGCGTGACCTGGATGAGTTTTCCTTATGGAATTCCTGGAGCACTGCTGACGCTGATGAAGAAAAACCATATCTTACACGCCCACTGTCATCTTTCAAGAGGAAGGTCTACATGATGGCAAAGCAAAAGGGTGATAAGGGCATGCTTCCCTTCTTGGAGAGCATTGGCCTCACTCTCTCTTCGGCGACCCACTTAGCTCGCTATCTTTCCTCTAATTCTCTACCTAGCCTTATCAATAAAGTTAGTAATACAACTACTGTAGAGTGCATATATGTGGAATTATTGGTTTATTTCTATGATGGAAGTGCTTTGTATTTCTTTCTTCAttaaattttttttcaaaatcttggTTGACAGTTGCTTGGTGCGAATTTCCATTTTAGTTCACTTGATTTTGTTTTCCTTACTATCCTGCACTGCTCTGtcctgtttttcttttgtttaatcgGAATAGTACATGTAATATTAATTAGCAGAAGCCTTTTTAATAATGTAAAAAGTTGATATGCTATTCATCTTTCCTAGTGTTGTGTCATTCTATGACAATCTCTTGAGCTCAGTGGGAAAATCATGGATCATGGTCATCTCTGTACATTGAACATATCACAGGAGAATGAAAACTCTTGATTTTATTTGATAGATAAGAAAGTGATATACTCGATGGAATGCTTTCAAAAATTGCTAAGATTGGCATGTAGTTATTGATGAAAATATTTAAATTGCCTTTATAAGTTCCATTCAAGCCATGGTTAAGTCAGTTAAAAAGGCTAGCGAGTGGGGATAAATTCGTCTCTTTCTTCAGATAAGATGTTTGGACCCTTTTTTAGTTCTTTCTTACCTGTCCTGATCCCTCTTCCACTTGCTCACAGGTTAAGTATGTGAAGGAAATATTCTTCGCAAACAGTGATGATGGAGGACTTATTGCTAGAAATGCCCGGCAAATGATGATGCACTTGTCCATCAGTATTGATGAGGATGTCCAGCAGACTTTGTCATTTTTTGAGAAGGTCAGTTGCCTCCTTGAATCAGGATGATTGATGAAGCTTATTTTACTGTGCCTGTCCTGACATTTGTGGTACTGATTTCTGTTCACTTTATTGAGCTGCACCTACCCTAAAGTTTGTGGCACTAAAATCTATTACATCTATATCATCCCTCATATTATCCCTTTTAATTACTATTTTTCCTAAATGGCAAAGTTTCTCATCGGCAGGTCCTTCAAGTAACTTATGGTCAACCCCTACTTTATATAATCGTAGCGTTTATATGACTGCTTCTCTACAACAAGTTCCAACTAATCTTAACATATTACTCTAACATCCAATCATTCTCTCACTCTCCACCATAGTCATTTAAGTCAACTAAAACGAGTCAGAATAATAATTCCTGCTAGAAACTGCATAATGGTATTGTATTTTTTGTAGATTCAAGCAAGGCGCGGAGGTTTGCATTTGTTAGGTTCTCAAGATGCATCTTTCCGACATCTTATTGAATCATTTCCACGACTTCTATTGCTACCTAAGGAGAGTCATATGAAGCGTCTGATGGAATTTCTTGATGATATTGGAGTGGCGGAAGGATGTAAGAGAcaaattttccttttgtttcCGCCTATTATTTTCTATGACATTGAAAAGGATGTTAGACCAAGATTGCAGGCAATCCTTAAGGTATCAGCTTATTCATTAATATTTGATCTTATTAGTTTTCCCTTCTGTACATGTCTCCAACTCATGTGCAAGTTTGATGACTCAGTTATCACATAAATGTGATTGCAATAGTTTCGATGGACTGCTCTTAATATTACTAGTATGACAGACAAAGGTCATttagatctctctctctctctctctctctctgtgtgtgtgGAAGTTCTGCACCGAAGCGTGTTGGTAAAGATGTACTTGTAGATGATTTTGAAAGCATATTATCAATTTGCCTAGATATTTTGCGACAGTTTTCAGTCTGAACTGATATGGGCAAACATGAACATAACTCTGCTGAGGAGAACTGAATCATAGTCTTGGAGTTTAGTAGAAATGTTACTGTAGGACTGAAATAATTtgcattctctctctctctctctctctctctctctttccttttttttttttgataagtaatCTACATACTTTCTAAGTCCATTTGTTTACTTGTGAATAAGTTGGACAATCTAGGAGTATTCATTTCTAGGCTGGTGTGATTGTTATCTATTCATTTCTAGGATGGTATGGAGGGCAAAGATTTTGGGCAGATGTTGCTGAAATATCCGTGGATTCTTTCAAAGAGCATTCTGCAAAACCACGAGGACATCCTGATTTTCTTTGATGATGAAAAGGTATTAATCCTAATTATACTATTTCGCACATGATGCCAAGTTTCTCATTTGAGCACTTAGTTTTTGCTATGAAATGTCTCTGGTTGATTCTAGTGGGTTTTATGTGTAAAGTCATTGCAATATTCTAGGAGTCCCTTGTATCTCTGCATTTAATTGCCTAGAGCTGTGGTCTCTAATTCAGTGGCGGATCATGGTACGAGCAGTGGGTTTGATAAAACCCACAATTTCCGATCCGACCCTGTGTTTATAAGCGAAAGACCGCTATATATAGACTGCATATCAGTTTTGCGACCCACATTTTCAACCAAGTAGCAGGTTCGACCCTATTTTGGGCTGCTCCTGCTGCTGCATCACTGTATGCCTTGTATGCCAGTAAGTTAAAGCGTAATATAGTTGTCACTTTG belongs to Nicotiana tabacum cultivar K326 chromosome 6, ASM71507v2, whole genome shotgun sequence and includes:
- the LOC107769271 gene encoding uncharacterized protein LOC107769271 isoform X3, which encodes MSSNCLGNYLAFAVPNSNSHPFPCHCNTYFFYSKFIIRPEQVCHLHCRKLSFAPALVPLAAARSSSSNGNGTEDGEECEGRGVAEAREAVSYYLEELGVSKEESVEIALNSPKYVSMLVDSVRDLDEFSLWNSWSTADADEEKPYLTRPLSSFKRKVYMMAKQKGDKGMLPFLESIGLTLSSATHLARYLSSNSLPSLINKVKYVKEIFFANSDDGGLIARNARQMMMHLSISIDEDVQQTLSFFEKIQARRGGLHLLGSQDASFRHLIESFPRLLLLPKESHMKRLMEFLDDIGVAEGCKRQIFLLFPPIIFYDIEKDVRPRLQAILKDGMEGKDFGQMLLKYPWILSKSILQNHEDILIFFDDEKVPKTSVAQAIKSCPLLLGLSVNKLKLVVEQFRNFGIRNQKLGKVIATSPQLLLQKPQEFHQVVCFLRDLGLDDDIIGRILGRCPEIFASSIGKTLKRKLNFLMGIGVSRRHLPRIIRKYPELFVCDIDRALLPRSRFFGSAILSVRRGDFQRF
- the LOC107769271 gene encoding uncharacterized protein LOC107769271 isoform X2, producing the protein MSSNCLGNYLAFAVPNSNSHPFPCHCNTYFFYSKFIIRPEQVCHLHCRKLSFAPALVPLAAARSSSSNGNGTEDGEECEGRGVAEAREAVSYYLEELGVSKEESVEIALNSPKYVSMLVDSVRDLDEFSLWNSWSTADADEEKPYLTRPLSSFKRKVYMMAKQKGDKGMLPFLESIGLTLSSATHLARYLSSNSLPSLINKVKYVKEIFFANSDDGGLIARNARQMMMHLSISIDEDVQQTLSFFEKIQARRGGLHLLGSQDASFRHLIESFPRLLLLPKESHMKRLMEFLDDIGVAEGCKRQIFLLFPPIIFYDIEKDVRPRLQAILKDGMEGKDFGQMLLKYPWILSKSILQNHEDILIFFDDEKVPKTSVAQAIKSCPLLLGLSVNKLKLVVEQFRNFGIRNQKLGKVIATSPQLLLQKPQEFHQVVCFLRDLGLDDDIIGRILGRCPEIFASSIGKTLKRKLNFLMGIGVSRRHLPRIIRKYPELFVCDIDRALLPRVTYLMHVGLSKREVALMVCRSRFFGSAILSVRRGDFQRF
- the LOC107769271 gene encoding uncharacterized protein LOC107769271 isoform X1, whose protein sequence is MSSNCLGNYLAFAVPNSNSHPFPCHCNTYFFYSKFIIRPEQVCHLHCRKLSFAPALVPLAAARSSSSNGNGTEDGEECEGRGVAEAREAVSYYLEELGVSKEESVEIALNSPKYVSMLVDSVRDLDEFSLWNSWSTADADEEKPYLTRPLSSFKRKVYMMAKQKGDKGMLPFLESIGLTLSSATHLARYLSSNSLPSLINKVKYVKEIFFANSDDGGLIARNARQMMMHLSISIDEDVQQTLSFFEKIQARRGGLHLLGSQDASFRHLIESFPRLLLLPKESHMKRLMEFLDDIGVAEGCKRQIFLLFPPIIFYDIEKDVRPRLQAILKDGMEGKDFGQMLLKYPWILSKSILQNHEDILIFFDDEKVPKTSVAQAIKSCPLLLGLSVNKLKLVVEQFRNFGIRNQKLGKVIATSPQLLLQKPQEFHQVVCFLRDLGLDDDIIGRILGRCPEIFASSIGKTLKRKLNFLMGIGVSRRHLPRIIRKYPELFVCDIDRALLPRVTYLMHVGLSKREVALMVCRFSPLLGYSIDKVLKPKLEFLMKSMEKPISDVVEYPRYFSYSLEKKIKPRFWVLRGRNMECSLKSMLGKNDEEFAAEFGERNMLVPPI